Proteins encoded together in one bacterium window:
- the mnmA gene encoding tRNA 2-thiouridine(34) synthase MnmA produces MNRVAVAMSGGVDSAVAAALLIEQGHDVIGLTMNLWPAWLPEPEGNARACCGLSAIEDARNAARRMGIRHYVLNLREEFEREVIDYFCGEYARGRTPNPCIACNQAVKFRILLGRAEALGCGMLATGHYARIATDDASGRWLLLRAADRQKDQSYLLYALTQEQLARLRFPVGTHLKGEVRSLARRWDLPVADKPDSQEICFVPRGRYGDLVAARCPEAFSPGPIRDRAGEVVGTHTGIARYTVGQRRGLGLSFSAPQYVLEVDARRNTLVVGGQEDLLRRRLGLGTVNWIVPTPLPAAATVRVRHAAPDVPAVLHADGPTGVRVEFCEPQRAAAPGQAVAFYDGDRVLGGGIIEDVCWSREEMNGNGKP; encoded by the coding sequence ATGAACAGGGTAGCCGTCGCCATGAGCGGCGGGGTGGACAGCGCGGTGGCTGCGGCCCTGCTCATCGAGCAGGGCCACGATGTCATCGGGCTTACGATGAACCTGTGGCCGGCGTGGTTGCCGGAACCCGAGGGGAACGCGCGGGCCTGCTGCGGGTTGAGCGCGATCGAGGACGCGCGCAACGCGGCACGCCGCATGGGCATCCGCCACTATGTCCTCAACCTTCGCGAGGAGTTCGAGCGAGAGGTGATTGACTACTTCTGCGGCGAGTACGCTCGGGGTCGCACGCCGAACCCCTGCATCGCGTGCAACCAGGCGGTGAAGTTTCGCATCCTCCTGGGGCGGGCAGAGGCGTTGGGTTGCGGCATGCTGGCCACTGGACACTACGCCCGGATCGCCACCGATGATGCCAGCGGCAGGTGGCTGCTCCTGCGGGCTGCGGACCGCCAAAAGGACCAATCGTACCTGCTCTACGCGTTGACGCAGGAGCAACTGGCGCGGCTGCGCTTCCCGGTGGGAACCCATCTCAAGGGGGAGGTTCGGTCGCTCGCCCGGCGGTGGGATCTGCCGGTTGCCGACAAGCCGGACAGCCAGGAGATCTGCTTCGTTCCAAGAGGGCGCTACGGCGACCTGGTGGCCGCCCGGTGTCCTGAAGCGTTCAGCCCCGGGCCGATCCGGGATCGTGCAGGAGAGGTGGTGGGCACCCACACAGGTATCGCTCGGTACACGGTCGGGCAGCGCCGGGGGCTGGGGCTATCGTTCAGCGCCCCGCAGTACGTGCTTGAGGTTGATGCACGGCGCAACACGCTGGTGGTCGGCGGGCAGGAAGATCTGCTGCGCCGGCGCCTCGGGCTGGGCACGGTGAACTGGATCGTGCCGACGCCGCTCCCGGCCGCGGCGACGGTCCGCGTGCGGCACGCGGCGCCCGACGTCCCCGCGGTACTGCATGCCGACGGCCCCACCGGCGTCCGGGTGGAGTTCTGCGAGCCACAGCGCGCAGCCGCACCTGGGCAGGCCGTCGCGTTCTATGACGGCGACCGGGTGCTAGGCGGAGGAATCATTGAGGACGTATGCTGGTCTAGAGAGGAGATGAACGGGAATGGGAAACCGTAG
- a CDS encoding YtxH domain-containing protein: MGNRSDFVAGFVIGGLLGTAVALLLAPRSGEETRTRLAGSAEDLGDRTRDRAEEVIQKLRVTAEDLSQRGRVKLDEGAARLREALERGRETLEEKARGLHERTEEQPKE; this comes from the coding sequence ATGGGAAACCGTAGTGACTTCGTGGCAGGTTTTGTCATCGGAGGGCTGCTCGGTACCGCTGTGGCCCTGCTCCTTGCGCCACGCTCAGGGGAGGAGACGCGCACCCGTCTGGCCGGGTCCGCCGAGGACCTGGGCGACCGTACGCGGGATCGCGCCGAAGAGGTCATCCAGAAGCTCCGCGTGACCGCCGAGGACCTCTCGCAGCGCGGGCGGGTGAAGCTGGACGAAGGCGCTGCCCGGCTGCGCGAGGCGCTGGAACGGGGCCGTGAGACACTGGAGGAGAAGGCTAGAGGGCTTCACGAGCGCACCGAGGAGCAACCGAAAGAGTAG
- a CDS encoding CCA tRNA nucleotidyltransferase encodes MRHWRRRLEGFTSAPRSNRKSSPLTLAIPERFRPGIEIVRRLREAGWETYLVGGVVRDLLLGRPPVDLDIATAAPVDRVAALFDRTVPVGVQFGVVAVVLAEHPYQVATFRREGPYLDGRRPAYVEHGSALDDVRRRDFTVNALLYDPFTGEVIDHVGGRADLVGRCIRTVGPPAERFAEDWLRLLRAVRLAAELQFTVEPGTRAALADLAPTITGVSAERIRDELVRLLVAPGAADGVLLMAATGLLRAVLPEVAALSSQPSPHADGPAPDALDYACRVLKCLGPQSPELAFAALLCRLPDAAAAGELCRRLRFSTVERRKVVVLVREFQRLSGGACLSAEDARRVLRQGAAAGLLALLRADLEAAGGDPAAYLRAAGVLAAHAGSAVEPDRLITGDDLIAMGYVSGPAFAVMLRAIGEARARGEVTTAEGARAWVRDRFPAGAARPPVEPA; translated from the coding sequence GTGAGACACTGGAGGAGAAGGCTAGAGGGCTTCACGAGCGCACCGAGGAGCAACCGAAAGAGTAGTCCACTGACCCTCGCCATCCCTGAGCGCTTCCGGCCGGGCATCGAGATCGTCCGGCGGCTGCGCGAGGCAGGATGGGAGACCTACCTGGTCGGGGGGGTCGTCCGGGATCTACTGCTCGGGCGGCCGCCCGTGGATCTGGACATTGCCACGGCCGCGCCTGTGGACCGCGTTGCGGCGTTGTTCGACCGGACGGTACCGGTAGGAGTCCAGTTCGGCGTCGTTGCCGTCGTCCTCGCTGAGCACCCCTATCAGGTGGCCACCTTCCGGCGCGAAGGCCCCTACCTGGACGGCCGGCGTCCGGCGTACGTTGAACATGGCAGTGCGCTCGATGACGTTCGCCGGCGCGACTTCACCGTCAACGCGCTGCTTTACGATCCGTTCACCGGGGAGGTCATTGACCATGTCGGCGGTCGGGCCGACCTGGTCGGCCGGTGCATTCGCACCGTTGGGCCTCCTGCCGAACGTTTCGCCGAGGACTGGCTACGACTGCTGCGCGCGGTACGGCTGGCCGCTGAGTTGCAGTTCACGGTGGAGCCGGGCACGCGCGCGGCTCTAGCGGATCTTGCGCCCACCATCACCGGCGTGAGCGCCGAGCGGATCCGCGATGAGCTGGTCCGGCTGCTGGTCGCGCCGGGCGCCGCCGACGGCGTCCTCCTCATGGCCGCCACTGGTCTGCTGAGAGCCGTCCTGCCCGAGGTGGCGGCCCTCTCGTCCCAGCCATCACCCCATGCGGACGGGCCGGCCCCTGACGCGCTCGATTACGCCTGCCGGGTGCTGAAGTGCCTCGGGCCGCAGAGCCCGGAGCTGGCCTTTGCCGCGCTCCTCTGCCGCCTTCCCGACGCGGCGGCTGCCGGCGAGCTCTGCCGCCGATTGCGCTTCTCTACGGTCGAGCGCCGGAAAGTAGTCGTCCTCGTTCGCGAGTTCCAACGGCTGTCCGGGGGTGCCTGCCTGTCCGCGGAGGACGCCCGGCGCGTGCTGCGCCAGGGGGCTGCCGCGGGCCTGCTTGCGCTGCTGCGCGCGGACCTCGAAGCCGCAGGAGGTGACCCTGCCGCCTACCTTCGCGCTGCAGGGGTGCTGGCCGCTCACGCCGGGAGTGCCGTGGAACCGGACCGCCTGATCACCGGCGACGACCTGATCGCCATGGGCTACGTTTCCGGTCCGGCGTTCGCCGTGATGCTGCGCGCGATCGGGGAGGCGCGGGCGCGTGGCGAGGTTACGACCGCCGAGGGGGCGCGCGCCTGGGTTCGCGACCGCTTCCCGGCAGGAGCAGCGCGGCCGCCTGTGGAACCGGCATGA
- a CDS encoding ParA family protein, whose amino-acid sequence MGNGALIVGLVNQKGGCGKTTTAVNLSASLAAAGHRCLLIDLDPQANATVSLGIDPATLRQTIYHVLLDPDHDEGLPLEAVIRPSPVEGLEVAPSSIDLAAAELELAARIGREHALRRRLAPIRSRYSFILIDTPPSLGLLTLNALVACDGIIIPIQTHYYALLGMRQLIRTLKMVNDEVGHQVEILGVLPTMYDSRTTISKEIVGGIHDFFPDKVFETTIHFNIKLVESSMSGVPLFVSNPTSRGAKEYTSLAKEVIAHAQRSRGAEARY is encoded by the coding sequence GTGGGTAACGGGGCACTGATCGTTGGGCTTGTCAACCAGAAGGGCGGGTGCGGCAAGACCACAACGGCCGTCAACCTCAGTGCCTCCCTGGCGGCCGCGGGGCATCGGTGTCTCCTGATAGACCTGGATCCGCAGGCCAACGCGACGGTCAGCCTTGGGATCGATCCGGCCACGCTGCGGCAGACGATCTACCATGTGCTGCTGGACCCCGACCACGACGAGGGGCTGCCGCTGGAGGCCGTGATCCGGCCCTCACCGGTCGAGGGCCTGGAGGTTGCTCCCTCTTCGATTGACCTGGCCGCCGCCGAGCTGGAGCTGGCGGCCCGCATCGGACGGGAGCACGCGCTGCGCAGGCGCCTGGCGCCGATACGCAGCCGCTATTCGTTCATCCTGATCGACACGCCGCCGTCCCTGGGGCTGCTGACATTGAACGCCCTGGTGGCCTGCGATGGGATCATCATACCCATCCAGACCCACTACTACGCGCTGCTAGGGATGCGGCAGCTTATCCGGACCCTGAAGATGGTTAACGACGAGGTGGGCCACCAGGTGGAGATCCTGGGCGTGCTTCCAACGATGTATGACTCCCGCACCACGATCAGCAAGGAGATCGTGGGAGGCATCCACGACTTCTTTCCAGACAAGGTGTTCGAGACCACGATCCACTTCAACATAAAGCTCGTTGAGTCGTCCATGTCAGGAGTGCCGCTATTCGTGAGCAACCCCACGTCGCGCGGTGCGAAGGAGTATACCAGTCTGGCCAAAGAGGTGATCGCACATGCCCAGCGGTCGCGAGGAGCTGAGGCGCGGTATTAG